One genomic window of Acidobacteriota bacterium includes the following:
- a CDS encoding fused MFS/spermidine synthase, which produces MTQNRRDGFTQTALQPRHWPLLTIYAMSGAAALIYEVVWTRVFGLLMGHGTAAISTVLAAYMGGMAAGALVAGQLAPSWSRRRALRIYAGLEVTIAASAILVPFGLEACKPMLAAVYGHDGAGWLFGAVRLAISLALLALPTAAMGATFPAATRWLVREAGHPGGEAGALYAANTLGASVGALAAGFLLMPQFGARQTVATAIAINVMAAMAAFRIAARSSEPPGPVAPPVFSVPNRRATTARNRRYRLDPPGQTLELPPPRPWLAAVALALSGCAALISEVTWTRVLALVLGPTTYAFSAMLVIFIGGLALGAAFGTWLARRTRQPVFWLGAALALTTIGSVGISTFINRLPLIIAEAAAAPDFALVRMIGLQALLGAAVLLPMTSALGAAFPLALAVATRDVDGASHDVAGIYAANTAGAIVGALLAGFVLVPMLGLQHTVQVSAALGVVGSAIVLSMPPRTYHPRIVGMLIPGLALAAALIVPAWDVELLASGAYKYAPYLTGLDAESALRAGTVLYYADGAIGTVSVKRTAGTTTLAIDGKIDASDGGDMLTQKLLGHLPMLMHPAPRRACVIGLGSGVTLAAVLRHPVRNVDVIEISPEVVRASEFFRDVNHNALADARAQLVVGDGRSHLLLTRTAYDVIISEPSNPWIAGMAALFTREFFDAVRLRLAPGGIACQWAHAYDMRESDLRSIVATFASVFPETSLWLVGESDVLLIGSTTRLDLRAARLADFWNTREVAGDLRSVDATRPFSVLSLLAGDPRQVLAYAAHAPLQSDDRLALEYSAPKAIYGRGGTTAVEELPRFFQAENLPDDFSRLLRYASASDWVDRGRLLLRAEAPRQAWESFVRAIGLDTKDRGALDGLTRAALPANRAPEALVLLRRLLTQDPANSAAGVALSRLLASHDEWDEAVRVAREAARRTPADPAVWEQLASLAADRGAAETLAPLVTAMSRDFPDRPDTSYYSAVLHFFEGRSDEAARLARVVLEADPAHARAWALLGASLASMGRGNEARDAFESAIRVDPRSPSVYFNLGLLSRDSGDEHAAVARFAEALSVDPSYEPARAALADQLERRGAADRAARLRQPR; this is translated from the coding sequence ATGACTCAGAACCGTCGAGACGGGTTCACCCAGACCGCTCTCCAGCCACGCCACTGGCCGTTGCTGACCATCTATGCGATGTCTGGAGCTGCCGCCCTGATCTACGAAGTCGTCTGGACGCGGGTGTTCGGCCTGCTCATGGGCCACGGAACAGCCGCCATCAGCACGGTGCTGGCGGCCTATATGGGCGGCATGGCAGCAGGTGCGCTGGTGGCAGGGCAACTGGCGCCGTCATGGTCCCGGCGGCGGGCCCTTCGTATCTACGCGGGTCTCGAGGTGACCATCGCCGCAAGCGCCATACTGGTGCCCTTCGGCCTTGAAGCGTGCAAACCGATGCTGGCGGCTGTGTATGGCCACGATGGCGCCGGGTGGCTGTTCGGTGCCGTACGTCTGGCCATCAGTCTTGCGCTGCTGGCGCTGCCGACGGCCGCCATGGGAGCGACTTTCCCGGCAGCGACGCGGTGGCTGGTTCGCGAGGCCGGCCACCCCGGTGGCGAAGCCGGTGCGCTGTACGCCGCCAACACGCTGGGTGCGTCCGTCGGCGCGCTGGCAGCAGGTTTCCTGCTGATGCCGCAGTTCGGCGCACGCCAGACCGTGGCCACCGCGATCGCGATCAATGTGATGGCCGCGATGGCGGCGTTCCGAATCGCCGCACGATCTTCTGAGCCACCGGGTCCAGTCGCGCCCCCTGTCTTCTCGGTGCCGAATCGCCGCGCAACGACTGCGCGGAATCGACGGTATCGGCTCGACCCGCCCGGCCAGACTCTCGAGTTGCCGCCGCCCCGGCCCTGGCTTGCGGCGGTGGCCCTGGCGCTGTCCGGTTGTGCGGCGCTCATCTCGGAAGTCACCTGGACGCGGGTGCTTGCGCTGGTGCTCGGCCCCACCACGTACGCGTTCAGTGCCATGCTGGTGATCTTCATCGGCGGCCTCGCCCTTGGCGCGGCCTTTGGGACATGGCTGGCGCGAAGGACGCGTCAGCCAGTCTTCTGGCTCGGTGCGGCCCTGGCGCTCACCACGATCGGCTCGGTTGGGATCTCCACATTCATCAACCGTCTTCCGCTGATCATCGCCGAGGCGGCAGCGGCCCCCGATTTTGCCCTTGTGCGAATGATCGGGCTGCAGGCGCTCCTTGGCGCCGCGGTCCTGCTACCCATGACGAGCGCCCTCGGTGCGGCCTTTCCGCTCGCGCTGGCTGTCGCGACCCGTGACGTCGATGGGGCGTCTCACGATGTCGCCGGGATCTACGCGGCCAACACGGCCGGCGCCATCGTCGGTGCGCTGTTGGCAGGTTTCGTACTCGTTCCCATGCTGGGCCTGCAGCACACCGTGCAAGTATCCGCGGCGTTGGGCGTCGTCGGAAGCGCCATCGTCTTGTCGATGCCACCCCGCACGTACCATCCCCGCATCGTCGGGATGTTGATACCGGGCCTGGCTCTGGCCGCGGCACTCATTGTTCCCGCCTGGGATGTCGAACTGCTGGCGAGCGGTGCCTACAAGTACGCGCCCTACCTGACAGGTCTCGATGCCGAGTCCGCTCTTCGGGCAGGCACGGTGCTGTACTACGCCGATGGCGCGATCGGCACCGTCTCAGTCAAACGCACAGCCGGGACGACGACGCTCGCCATCGACGGCAAGATCGACGCATCGGACGGCGGCGACATGCTGACGCAGAAACTGCTCGGGCATCTGCCGATGCTGATGCATCCGGCGCCGCGACGAGCGTGCGTGATCGGCCTCGGCAGCGGCGTGACGCTGGCCGCCGTGCTGCGTCACCCGGTGCGGAACGTGGATGTAATCGAGATCTCTCCCGAGGTTGTGCGCGCGTCGGAGTTCTTCCGGGACGTCAATCACAACGCGCTGGCCGATGCGCGCGCGCAGCTGGTCGTTGGCGACGGGCGTTCGCATTTGCTCCTGACCCGCACCGCCTACGATGTCATCATTTCAGAGCCGTCAAACCCATGGATCGCGGGGATGGCAGCGCTTTTCACTCGCGAGTTCTTCGATGCTGTGCGCCTCCGGCTCGCACCCGGCGGAATCGCCTGTCAGTGGGCGCACGCCTACGACATGCGGGAATCCGATCTGCGATCGATCGTGGCGACCTTCGCCTCCGTCTTTCCAGAGACTTCCCTGTGGCTGGTCGGAGAATCGGACGTGCTGCTGATTGGGTCGACGACGCGGCTCGATCTGCGGGCGGCGCGTCTCGCAGACTTTTGGAACACACGAGAGGTTGCCGGCGATCTTCGATCGGTCGACGCGACGCGGCCGTTCTCGGTGCTGTCTCTGCTCGCGGGTGATCCTCGACAGGTTCTTGCGTACGCCGCGCACGCGCCGCTCCAGTCTGACGATCGACTGGCCCTCGAGTACTCGGCGCCCAAAGCGATCTACGGACGCGGGGGCACGACGGCCGTTGAGGAGCTTCCCAGATTCTTCCAAGCTGAGAATCTGCCGGATGATTTCTCGCGTCTTCTGAGGTACGCATCGGCCTCCGACTGGGTCGACCGAGGACGCCTGCTCCTGCGAGCCGAAGCCCCGCGCCAGGCCTGGGAGAGTTTTGTTCGTGCAATCGGGCTTGACACGAAAGATCGCGGGGCGCTTGACGGTCTCACCAGGGCGGCTCTGCCAGCCAACCGGGCGCCCGAAGCGTTGGTTCTGTTGCGGCGGCTGCTGACGCAGGATCCGGCCAATTCGGCGGCCGGCGTCGCGCTGTCGCGCCTTTTGGCATCGCACGACGAGTGGGACGAAGCCGTGCGCGTTGCGCGGGAAGCCGCCCGGCGCACGCCGGCCGACCCAGCCGTGTGGGAACAACTTGCCTCGCTCGCGGCCGATCGCGGGGCGGCAGAGACGCTGGCGCCGCTTGTCACGGCGATGAGTCGTGATTTTCCCGACCGGCCCGATACGTCCTACTACTCAGCCGTGCTGCATTTCTTCGAAGGCCGATCTGATGAAGCGGCGAGGCTGGCCCGAGTCGTTCTGGAAGCCGATCCGGCGCACGCACGCGCCTGGGCCCTGCTGGGCGCGTCGCTGGCATCGATGGGACGCGGCAACGAAGCGCGGGACGCGTTCGAATCGGCGATACGCGTGGACCCCAGATCACCCTCCGTCTACTTCAATCTGGGGCTCCTGAGCCGCGACAGCGGAGATGAGCACGCCGCAGTTGCGCGCTTTGCCGAGGCGCTCTCGGTAGATCCTTCCTACGAACCCGCCCGCGCCGCTCTGGCTGACCAACTGGAACGGCGGGGCGCCGCGGATCGGGCAGCACGGCTCAGGCAGCCTCGGTGA